One window of the Zea mays cultivar B73 chromosome 3, Zm-B73-REFERENCE-NAM-5.0, whole genome shotgun sequence genome contains the following:
- the LOC103650115 gene encoding protein trichome birefringence-like 38 encodes MKRRGLLLVTILLAACTTATAGKKTAIRRTHEQLQPQARGSSCDVYRGSWVVDASYPLYDAASCPFVRKEFDCRRMGRPDSTYLKYRWQPDPPCSLPRFDGVKLLNLWRGKKVMFVGDSLVVNQYESLLCMLHAAAPGARTNQSWASSSGENPSTTVRFEDYGVTLVYYLSHYLVDLTNDTAGRTVLRLDGMDEGRAWIGADVLVFGSWRWWWRKSWDYIQGDSTVVQDMDRTQAFTKGLQTWARWVDANLAQTSTKVFFQGYSPNHLDGRQWGAAAGKTCIGETQPLNNAAAYHGQPNPQDTIVRSVLAGMAKPVLLLDITSMSQLRKDGHTTRYNGDSLGRDCTHWCVAGVPDTWNTVLYAALAGGDS; translated from the exons ATGAAGCGGCGGGGCTTGCTCTTGGTGACCATCCTCCTGGCCGCCTGCACCACCGCCACGGCTGGGAAGAAAACCGCCATCCGTCGGACGCACGAGCAGCTGCAGCCCCAGGCGCGCGGCTCGTCGTGCGACGTGTACAGGGGCAGCTGGGTAGTGGACGCGTCGTACCCGCTGTACGACGCGGCGAGCTGCCCCTTCGTCCGCAAGGAGTTCGACTGCCGCCGCATGGGCCGCCCCGACTCGACGTACCTCAAGTACCGGTGGCAGCCCGACCCGCCGTGCTCCTTGCCGAG GTTCGACGGGGTGAAGCTTCTGAACCTGTGGCGCGGGAAGAAGGTCATGTTCGTTGGCGACTCCTTAGTGGTGAACCAGTACGAGTCGCTGCTGTGTATGCTGCACGCCGCCGCGCCCGGCGCACGGACCAACCAGTCGTGGGCGTCGTCGTCGGGGGAGAACCCGTCGACCACGGTGCGTTTCGAG GACTACGGTGTGACTCTGGTGTACTACTTGTCGCATTACCTGGTCGACCTCACCAACGACACAGCCGGGCGTACCGTCCTTAGGCTCGACGGGATGGACGAGGGACGCGCGTGGATCGGCGCCGACGTGCTCGTCTTTGGCTCGTGGCGCTGGTGGTGGCGCAAGAG TTGGGACTACATCCAAGGCGACAGCACGGTGGTGCAGGACATGGACCGGACCCAGGCTTTCACCAAGGGGCTGCAAACCTGGGCTAGATGGGTCGACGCCAACCTCGCCCAGACCAGCACCAAAGTCTTCTTCCAGGGCTACTCGCCCAATCACCTCGA TGGCCGACAATGGGGAGCGGCGGCGGGTAAGACGTGCATCGGGGAGACGCAGCCGTTGAACAACGCGGCAGCGTACCATGGCCAGCCCAACCCGCAGGACACGATCGTGAGGAGCGTCCTGGCGGGCATGGCGAAGCCGGTGCTCCTGCTCGATATCACCTCCATGTCGCAGCTGAGGAAGGACGGCCACACCACCAGGTACAACGGCGACAGCCTTGGCCGTGACTGCACGCATTGGTGCGTCGCTGGCGTCCCTGACACCTGGAACACCGTCCTGTACGCCGCCCTTGCAGGAGGGGATTCATGA